In Jaculus jaculus isolate mJacJac1 chromosome 11, mJacJac1.mat.Y.cur, whole genome shotgun sequence, the following proteins share a genomic window:
- the Fbxl16 gene encoding F-box/LRR-repeat protein 16 isoform X2, with amino-acid sequence MSSRGVDGDPKPPCLPRNGLVKLPGQPNGLGTASITKGTPAAKNRPCQPPPPPTLPPPSLAAPLSRVALAGGPCPPASGPTSGPVPGPPAERPPLATDEKILNGLFWYFSACEKCVLAQVCKAWRRVLYQPKFWAGLTPVLHAKELYNVLPGGEKEFVNLQGFAARGFEGFCLVGVSDLDICEFIDNYALSKKGVKAMSLKRSTITDAGLELLPNLAELSLQAYHVTDTALAYFTARQGHSTHTLRLLSCWEITNHGVVNVVHSLPNLTSLSLSGCSKVTDDGVELVAENLRKLRSLDLSWCPRITDMALEYVACDLHRLEELVLDRCVRITDTGLSYLSTMSSLRSLYLRWCCQVQDFGLKHLLAMRSLRLLSLAGCPLLTTTGLSGLVQLQELEELELTNCPGATPELFKYFSQHLPRCLVIE; translated from the exons ATGTCGAGCCGGGGTGTCGACGGCGACCCCAAGCCTCCATGCTTGCCTCGAAATGGTCTGGTGAAGCTGCCTGGCCAGCCCAATGGCCTAGGCACAGCCAGCATCACCAAGGGCACACCTGCTGCCAAGAACCGTCCCTGCCAGCCACCGCCCCCACCCACCCTTCCACCTCCCAGCCTGGCTGCACCACTGTCCCGGGTTGCTCTGGCCGGGGGGCCATGCCCCCCAGCCAGTGGACCAACCTCAGGTCCAGTGCCTGGACCCCCAGCAGAGCGACCACCATTGGCCACAGATGAGAAGATCCTCAATGGGCTCTTCTGGTACTTCTCAGCATGCGAGAAGTGTGTGTTAGCTCAGGTGTGCAAGGCCTGGCGGCGTGTGCTCTACCAGCCCAAGTTCTGGGCAGGCCTCACGCCTGTGCTGCATGCCAAGGAGCTGTACAACGTGCTGCCTGGGGGTGAGAAGGAGTTTGTGAACCTGCAGGGCTTTGCTGCTCGAGGTTTTGAGGGTTTCTGCTTAGTTGGCGTCTCCGACTTGGACATCTGTGAGTTCATTGACAACTATGCGCTTTCCAAGAAAGGGGTTAAGGCCATGAGCCTCAAGCGCTCCACCATCACTGATGCCGGCCTAGAG CTTCTGCCCAACCTGGCTGAGTTAAGTCTTCAGGCCTACCACGTGACGGACACGGCGCTGGCCTACTTCACAGCGCGCCAGGGCCACAGCACCCACACCCTGCGCCTGCTCTCCTGCTGGGAGATCACCAACCACGGAGTGGTCAACGTGGTGCACAGCCTGCCCAACCTcacctctctcagcctctctggcTGCTCCAAGGTCACTGACGATGGCGTAGAGCTTGTAGCGGAGAATCTGCGCAAATTACGCAGCCTCGACCTCTCGTGGTGTCCTCGCATCACCGACATGGCTCTGGAGTATGTGGCCTGTGACTTGCACCGACTGGAGGAGCTTGTGCTTGACAG GTGTGTACGTATCACGGACACTGGCCTCAGCTATCTGTCCACCATGTCGTCCCTCCGCAGCCTCTACCTGCGATGGTGCTGCCAG GTGCAGGACTTCGGGCTGAAGCACCTTTTGGCCATGAGGAGTTTGCGTCTCTTGTCTCTGGCAG GCTGCCCGCTACTGACCACCACGGGGCTATCGGGCCTGGTGCAGCTGCAGGAACTGGAGGAGCTGGAGCTGACCAACTGCCCTGGGGCCACCCCGGAGCTCTTCAAGTACTTCTCGCAGCACCTGCCGCGCTGTCTCGTCATTGAGTAG
- the Jmjd8 gene encoding jmjC domain-containing protein 8: MAGAAGPGVLLILWTLLAVAQPAAEPGDGDGGWRRGAAEVVTEEERCTVERRADLTYAEFVQRYAFLRPVVLQGLTDNSRFRALCSREKLLASFGNNVVRLSTANTYSYQKVDLPFQEYVEQLLRPQDPASLGNDTLYFFGDNNFTEWAPLFQLYSAPPFRLLGTTPAYSFGIAGAGSGVPFHWHGPGFSEVIYGRKRWFLYPPEKKPEFHPNKTTLAWLQDTYPSLAPSERPLECTIQAGEVLYFPDRWWHATLNLDTSVFISTFLG, from the exons ATGGCGGGGGCTGCGGGTCCTGGAGTGCTGCTCATACTGTGGACGCTGCTGGCTGTGGCTCAGCCTGCAGCCGAGCCGGGCGATGGCGACGGGGGCTG GCGGCGGGGCGCGGCCGAGGTGGTGACGGAGGAAGAGCGCTGCACTGTGGAGCGTCGTGCCGACCTCACCTACGCCGAATTCGTGCAGCG CTACGCCTTCCTCAGGCCCGTCGTCCTGCAGGGACTCACAGACAACTCG AGATTCCGGGCCCTGTGCTCCCGAGAAAAGCTGCTGGCCTCCTTTGGGAATAACGTGGTCCGCCTGAGCACTGCCAACACCTACTCCTACCAGAAAG TGGACCTGCCCTTCCAGGAGTATGTGGAGCAGCTGCTGCGCCCCCAGGACCCCGCCTCCCTAGGCAATG ATACCCTGTACTTTTTTGGTGACAACAACTTCACGGAGTGGGCACCACTCTTCCAGCTCTACTCTGCACCTCCATTTCGTCTGCTTGGAACCACTCCAGCTTATAGCTTTGGAATTGCAG GAGCAGGTTCTGGGGTGCCCTTCCACTGGCATGGGCCTGGGTTCTCAGAAGTGATCTATGGTCGCAAG CGCTGGTTCCTCTACCCTCCTGAAAAGAAACCTGAGTTTCACCCCAACAAGACCACACTGGCCTGGCTCCAGGACACATACCCATCCCTGGCACCATCTGAACGGCCCCTGGAGTGTACCATCCAGGCTGGTGAG GTGCTGTATTTCCCTGATCGCTGGTGGCACGCCACACTCAATCTGGACACCAGTGTTTTCATCTCTACCTTCCTTGGCTAA
- the Fbxl16 gene encoding F-box/LRR-repeat protein 16 isoform X1 encodes MSSRGVDGDPKPPCLPRNGLVKLPGQPNGLGTASITKGTPAAKNRPCQPPPPPTLPPPSLAAPLSRVALAGGPCPPASGPTSGPVPGPPAERPPLATDEKILNGLFWYFSACEKCVLAQVCKAWRRVLYQPKFWAGLTPVLHAKELYNVLPGGEKEFVNLQGFAARGFEGFCLVGVSDLDICEFIDNYALSKKGVKAMSLKRSTITDAGLEVMLEQMQGVVRLELSGCNDFTEAGLWSSLSARITSLSVSDCINVADDAIAAISQLLPNLAELSLQAYHVTDTALAYFTARQGHSTHTLRLLSCWEITNHGVVNVVHSLPNLTSLSLSGCSKVTDDGVELVAENLRKLRSLDLSWCPRITDMALEYVACDLHRLEELVLDRCVRITDTGLSYLSTMSSLRSLYLRWCCQVQDFGLKHLLAMRSLRLLSLAGCPLLTTTGLSGLVQLQELEELELTNCPGATPELFKYFSQHLPRCLVIE; translated from the exons ATGTCGAGCCGGGGTGTCGACGGCGACCCCAAGCCTCCATGCTTGCCTCGAAATGGTCTGGTGAAGCTGCCTGGCCAGCCCAATGGCCTAGGCACAGCCAGCATCACCAAGGGCACACCTGCTGCCAAGAACCGTCCCTGCCAGCCACCGCCCCCACCCACCCTTCCACCTCCCAGCCTGGCTGCACCACTGTCCCGGGTTGCTCTGGCCGGGGGGCCATGCCCCCCAGCCAGTGGACCAACCTCAGGTCCAGTGCCTGGACCCCCAGCAGAGCGACCACCATTGGCCACAGATGAGAAGATCCTCAATGGGCTCTTCTGGTACTTCTCAGCATGCGAGAAGTGTGTGTTAGCTCAGGTGTGCAAGGCCTGGCGGCGTGTGCTCTACCAGCCCAAGTTCTGGGCAGGCCTCACGCCTGTGCTGCATGCCAAGGAGCTGTACAACGTGCTGCCTGGGGGTGAGAAGGAGTTTGTGAACCTGCAGGGCTTTGCTGCTCGAGGTTTTGAGGGTTTCTGCTTAGTTGGCGTCTCCGACTTGGACATCTGTGAGTTCATTGACAACTATGCGCTTTCCAAGAAAGGGGTTAAGGCCATGAGCCTCAAGCGCTCCACCATCACTGATGCCGGCCTAGAG GTGATGTTGGAGCAGATGCAGGGAGTGGTGCGCCTGGAGCTGTCAGGCTGCAATGATTTCACCGAGGCTGGGCTGTGGTCCAGCCTCAGCGCACGCATCACCTCACTGAGTGTGAGCGACTGTATCAACGTGGCTGACGATGCTATTGCGGCCATCTCACAGCTTCTGCCCAACCTGGCTGAGTTAAGTCTTCAGGCCTACCACGTGACGGACACGGCGCTGGCCTACTTCACAGCGCGCCAGGGCCACAGCACCCACACCCTGCGCCTGCTCTCCTGCTGGGAGATCACCAACCACGGAGTGGTCAACGTGGTGCACAGCCTGCCCAACCTcacctctctcagcctctctggcTGCTCCAAGGTCACTGACGATGGCGTAGAGCTTGTAGCGGAGAATCTGCGCAAATTACGCAGCCTCGACCTCTCGTGGTGTCCTCGCATCACCGACATGGCTCTGGAGTATGTGGCCTGTGACTTGCACCGACTGGAGGAGCTTGTGCTTGACAG GTGTGTACGTATCACGGACACTGGCCTCAGCTATCTGTCCACCATGTCGTCCCTCCGCAGCCTCTACCTGCGATGGTGCTGCCAG GTGCAGGACTTCGGGCTGAAGCACCTTTTGGCCATGAGGAGTTTGCGTCTCTTGTCTCTGGCAG GCTGCCCGCTACTGACCACCACGGGGCTATCGGGCCTGGTGCAGCTGCAGGAACTGGAGGAGCTGGAGCTGACCAACTGCCCTGGGGCCACCCCGGAGCTCTTCAAGTACTTCTCGCAGCACCTGCCGCGCTGTCTCGTCATTGAGTAG
- the Stub1 gene encoding E3 ubiquitin-protein ligase CHIP, translating into MKGKEEKEGGARLGAGGGSPEKSPSAQELKEQGNRLFVGRKYPEAAACYGRAITRNPLVAVYYTNRALCYLKMQQPEQALADCRRALELDGQSVKAHFFLGQCQLEMESYDEAIANLQRAYSLAKEQRLNFGDDIPSALRIAKKKRWNSIEERRIHQESELHSYLTRLIAAERERELEECQRNHDGDEDDGHIRAQQACIEAKHDKYMADMDELFSQVDEKRKKRDIPDYLCGKISFELMREPCITPSGITYDRKDIEEHLQRVGHFDPVTRSPLTQEQLIPNLAMKEVIDAFISENGWVEDY; encoded by the exons ATGAAGggcaaggaagagaaggagggcgGCGCACGGCTGGGTGCCGGTGGCGGCAGCCCTGAGAAGAGCCCGAGCGCCCAGGAACTCAAGGAGCAGGGCAACCGGCTCTTCGTGGGCCGCAAGTACCCGGAGGCGGCGGCCTGCTACGGCCGCGCCATC ACTCGAAACCCTTTGGTGGCGGTGTACTACACCAACCGAGCCCTATGCTACTTGAAGATGCAGCAGCCTGAACAGGCATTGGCCGACTGCCGGCGTGCTCTGGAGCTTGATGGGCAGTCAGTGAAGGCCCACTTCTTCCTGGGTCAATGCCAGCTAGAGATGGAGAGCTACGATGAGGCCATCGCCAATCTACAGCGAG CCTACAGTTTGGCCAAGGAGCAGCGGCTCAACTTTGGGGATGACATCCCCAGCGCCCTGCGTATTGCTAAAAAGAAGCGCTGGAATAGCATTGAGGAGCGGCGTATCCACCAGGAGAGCGAGCTGCACTCCTACCTCACCAGACTCATTGCTGCAGAGCGCGAAAG GGAGCTGGAAGAGTGTCAGAGGAACCACGATGGTGACGAGGATGATGGGCATATCCGAGCCCAGCAGGCCTGCATTGAAGCCAAGCAC GACAAGTACATGGCAGACATGGATGAGCTCTTCTCTCAGGTGGATGAGAAGAGAAAG AAGAGAGATATCCCCGACTACCTGTGTGGCAAGATCAGCTTTGAGCTGATGCGGGAACCCTGTATTACACCCAGTGGCATTACTTATGACCGCAAGGACATTGAGGAGCACCTGCAG CGTGTGGGCCACTTTGACCCTGTCACTCGGAGCCCTCTGACCCAGGAACAGCTCATCCCGAACTTGGCCATGAAGGAGGTCATCGATGCGTTCATCTCTGAGAACGGCTGGGTAGAGGACTACTGA
- the Wdr24 gene encoding GATOR complex protein WDR24 yields the protein MEKMSRVTTALSGSALTGRTMHCHLDAPANAISVCRDAAQVVVAGRSIFKIYAIEEEQFVEKLNLRVGRKPSLNLSCADVVWHQMDENLLATAATNGVVVTWNLGRPSRNKQDQLFTEHKRTVNKVCFHPTEAHVLLSGSQDGFMKCFDLRRKDSVSTFSGQSESVRDVQFSIRDYFTFASTFENGNVQLWDIRRPDRCERMFTAHNGPVFCCDWHPEDRGWLATGGRDKMVKVWDMTTHRAKEMHCVQTIASVARVKWRPECRHHLATCSMMVDHNIYVWDVRRPFVPAAMFEEHRDVTTGIAWRHPHDPSFLLSGSKDSTLCQHLFRDASQPVERANPEGLCYGLFGDLAFAAKESLVATESGRKPYGGDRRHPIFFKRKLDPAEPFSGLASSALSVFETELGGGSMSWFVDTAERYALAGRPLAELCDHNAKVARELGRNQVAQTWTMLRIIYCSPGLVPSTNLNHSMGKGSSCGLPLMNSFNLKDMGPGLGSETRLDRSKGDTRSDTVLLDSSATLITNEDNEETEGSDVPADYLLGDVEGEEDELYPLDPEHVHPEEPEYVLPQEAFPLRHEIVDTPSGPEHLQDKADSPHVSGSEADTASLVPVDSSFSLLSVSHALYDNRLPPDFFSVLVRDMLRFYAEQGDVQMAVSVLIVLGERVRKDIDEQTQEHWYTSYIDLLQRFCLWNVSNEVVKLSTSRSISCLNQASTTLHVNCSHCKRPMSSRGWVCDRCHRCASMCAVCHHVVKGLFVWCQGCSHGGHLQHIMKWLEGSSQCPAGCGHLCEYS from the exons ATGGAAAAGATGTCCCGCGTGACCACAGCCCTGAGTGGCAGTGCGCTAACGGGTCGCACTATGCACTGCCACCTGGATGCGCCAGCCAATGCCATCAGCGTGTGTCGTGATGCTGCACAGGTGGTAGTGGCAGGCCGCAGCATCTTCAAGATTTATGCCATCGAGGAGGAGCAGTTCGTGGAGAAGCTGAACCTGCGTGTAGGCCGCAAGCCCTCACTCAACCTGAGTTGTGCCGATGTTGTCTGGCACCAAATGGATGAGAACCTGTTGGCCACAGCGGCCACCAATGGCGTGGTGGTCACGTGGAACCTAGGTCGGCCATCCCGCAACAAGCAGGACCAGCTGTTCACAGAACACAAGCGCACGGTGAACAAAGTCTGCTTCCACCCCACAGAGGCCCATGTGCTGCTCAGCGGCTCCCAAGATGGCTTCATGAAATGCTTTGACCTCCGCAGAAAGGACTCTGTCAGCACCTTTTCCG GCCAGTCTGAGAGTGTGCGAGATGTGCAGTTCAGTATCCGAGACTACTTTACCTTCGCCTCTACCTTTGAGAATGGCAACGTTCAGCTCTGGGACATCCGTCGACCTGACCGATGTGAGAGAATGTTCACAGCCCACAATGGGCCTGTCTTCTGCTGTGACTGGCACCCGGAGGACAG GGGCTGGTTGGCCACAGGTGGGCGTGATAAGATGGTGAAGGTCTGGGACATGACAACACACCGTGCTAAGGAGATGCACTGCGTGCAGACCATTGCCTCAGTGGCCCGAGTCAAGTGGCGACCCGAGTGCCGTCACCATCTGGCCACATGCTCCATGATGGTGGATCACAACATCTACGTGTGGGATGTGCGCCGACCCTTTGTACCAGCTGCTATGTTTGAAGAACATCGTGATGTCACTACAGGCATTGCCTGGCGCCACCCACACGACCCCTCCTTCCTGCTCTCTGGCTCCAAGGACAGCACACTGTGCCAGCACCTATTCCGTGATGCAAGCCAGCCTGTCGAGCGTGCCAACCCTGAGGGCCTCTGCTATGGCCTCTTTGGGGATCTGGCCtttgctgccaaggagagcttggTGGCTACTGAATCTGGGCGCAAGCCCTATGGTGGTGACCGACGCCACCCCATCTTCTTCAAGCGCAAGCTTGACCCTGCTGAGCCCTTTTCGGGCCTGGCCTCCAGTGCCCTCAGCGTCTTTGAAACAGAGCTCGGTGGTGGCAGTATGAGCTGGTTTGTGGACACAGCTGAACGTTATGCTCTGGCAGGCCGGCCACTAGCTGAGCTCTGTGACCACAATGCAAAGGTGGCTCGGGAGCTTGGTCGCAACCAG GTAGCACAGACATGGACCATGCTGCGGATCATCTACTGTAGCCCTGGCCTGGTGCCGTCCACCAACCTCAACCACAGCATGGGCAAAGGCAGTTCCTGTGGCCTGCCGCTCATGAACAG CTTTAATCTGAAGGATATGGGCCCAGGTCTGGGCAGTGAGACAAGGCTAGACCGCAGCAAAGGGGACACACGGAGCGACACAGTTCTGCTTGATTCCTCAGCTACACTCATCACCAATGAGG ataatgaggaaactgagggcaGTGACGTGCCTGCCGACTACCTACTGGGTGATGTAGAGGGCGAGGAGGACGAGCTGTATCCACTGGACCCAGAACACGTGCACC CCGAGGAACCTGAGTACGTGCTGCCACAGGAGGCCTTTCCACTGCGCCATGAGATCGTGGACACACCCTCTGGGCCAGAGCACCTGCAGGACAAGGCTGATTCTCCCCATGTAAGCGGCAGTGAGGCAGACACAGCCTCCCTGGTGCCAGTGgactcctccttctccctcttgtCTGTCTCACATGCACTCTATGACAACCGCCTGCCACCCGACTTCTTCAGTGTGCTGGTACGAGACATGCTGCGCTTCTACGCTGAGCAGGGTGATGTGCAGATGGCTGTGTCTGTCCTCATCGTGCTGGGTGAGAGAGTGCGCAAGGACATTGACGAGCAGACCCAG GAGCACTGGTACACGTCTTATATTGACCTGCTGCAACGCTTCTGCCTCTGGAATGTGTCCAATGAGGTGGTAAAACTCAGCACCAGCCGCTCCATCAGCTGCCTCAACCAAGCCTCCACCACGCTGCATGTCAactgcagccactgcaagcggCCCATGAGCAGCCGTGGCTGGGTCTGCGACAG GTGCCACCGCTGTGCCAGCATGTGTGCCGTCTGCCACCATGTGGTCAAGGGTCTGTTTGTGTGGTGCCAGGGCTGCAGTCATGGTGGCCACCTGCAGCACATCATGAAGTGGCTGGAGGGCAGTTCCCAGTGCCCTGCGGGCTGCGGTCACCTCTGCGAATACTCCTGA